TTCTACTGAATACTACTCATCAAAAATCCTTGGAaatttcagtatttttaagtgaagaatataaaaaatgtggTTCTCTTTAACGGTATAATAACTTACCCAGTTTTATAATTTGCTCCAACggaatttatttgtaatattgctTTACTCGGAAATGATTTGATatcgtttaatttaatattttccaaatttttacccaaatttaatattgatacaATAGTTTTGTTTTCCTTAAGTATCCTATAAAAAAAGTCAGaaggtattatttaataaactaagATATTCTTtgagttttacaaaaaatgatctCCTGAATAAcactttcagtttttttattatcttgctTGTAGCCATAATCGCGTGAAACACCCAAATTAGTTAACTTTTCTAATATCTAACAAACAAGGTCTCTTCAAACTTCTGGCTACCAATTGTGCTTGGCTGAAAATCTTACCGGAATTTTATCATCAATACATTATtattcgatatgcatatgttcGGTTACGCTCCTAATGTATAACTTCAactttccaacaaaagttgacGACGAAAGCTAGTTGAGTAAGACTCCTTACTGGCAGTTTTTCTGCCTGTGAAATACGATGGAACTATTCGACTCATTATGCATTGATGCGTCATATACATACCGTACGACAATTAACACATTATCATTAAGGACTAGGGTTTCCAATTCACCAAATTTTAAGCTTGATTCAACTCGTAATTGTATTAATTGTCGATAAACTTCTAAGTGTGACTCAATACTTCCATTAGATTGCAGTTTAACATTCGTTTCCTTGTATTTCTCACTAACCGGTAGCCAAGTTTTATTTGCTGTACTGAATCCAGCATTTTTTGTACCATCCCAATGGAATGGTGTACGTTCTGGATCACGTGTATAATTTAGATACAGCTCTTCTCCCGCATTTAAGGCATTTGGATCTTGAGTATCTTCCCATGACACAAAACCATCTTCCATACCAATTTCTTCACCTTGATAAGTAACTCCCACTCCGGGTAAGGTCATAATAAGCATATTTAATGAGTCAATTCGTTCTGGACCAAGTCGGGTACCAACACGATGTCTGTCATGATTCCCTaactaaataacaattttaaagaaatgttttaattaatggcTGATTAAAAATTTCCAGTCTTCAATCATTTTGTCTACTCACAACCCAATTAGCTACACGGCCTTCTGGCAAATTATCCATCCATTTATCAATTAATGCTTTGTATTCATGAGCGTTGGAATCTATGGTTACATTTggaatgaattgaaaattaaatgggaAACATGCACCATCATGAGTTGAGTTACCATAATACTTCATTACCAATGGTGGACTCTCATATGATTCCACCATCATTACCCTAAAAACCAATTACTATACAAGAGACTTTTAAAGCTAATATTTCGAatctaatattttatctaaaagtGTGTCATTGCTTCGCTAAATTTTACTGCTTGAAAACCTTTTTCTTTGTACATTGACCCACATTtctcttttaaacaaaaatataattacttcgAAACATTATCAGTTTTTGCTGcatattcttttaaaacatCTCGCCATTGTACAACCATATCAAATGTTTCTGGCAGATTTCGCGTATAAATTggatatttataacatttatctGATGGAACAGGACAATCTGGTTTATTGGTTACCGGCTCGTCTCGAAGTTGCTCATCTTCAAATAATGGAGAAATTGCATCTACACGAAAACCAGCGACACCTTTTTTCATCCAAAATATTAAGATATCCTGAAATATaccgaattttcaactacaaaTTAAACTTTGTTCGTGGCGAGAAAAGGTACCATACTTTCATTTCTTGAACTACTTTTGGATTGCGATAGTTCAAATCAGGCTGTTTCACTGTaaattgatgataataatattgtttacgtTCTGAATGCCATTCCCAAGCACTTGAATGTGCCATTTCACTGGTCtagaacaaaatataaaaatattgtgtaagaAATATGGTCTGAACgataatgcaaaaataaaatcagcGAAATAAGAACACTAACTTTAGGCTTCATTTTCCTTGTCAAAAAATATGAACAGTCTAATTCAAAgcttgaattttgaaatttgctaATAAAGCGACAATCTTACCCAATTATTTGGCGGTTGTCGTGTTCCATTCACAATTTTTCCATCATGCCAAACATAATAATCCGTATACGGGTCAATCCGTTTTACAGATTTTTCGAACCATTCGTGTTCATCGCTCGAATGATTCGGTACAAAATccattatgatttttatatccAATCCATTTGCTTCCCTTATTAACTTATCAAAATCATTCATAGTACCAAATAATGGATCGATTGCACGGAAATCACTTATATCGTACCCATGATCGGCCATTGGCGATTTGTAAATTGGTGACAACCATGTTGCAGTGATACCTAATTGACTTAGGTGCCCTAACCGTTGTCTAATTCCATTTAAGTCTCCAACACCGTCTCCATCACTATCTTGAAATGATCTTGGATAAATTTGATAGAATACCGTTGTTT
This genomic interval from Chrysoperla carnea chromosome 1, inChrCarn1.1, whole genome shotgun sequence contains the following:
- the LOC123306222 gene encoding maltase A1-like — encoded protein: MADHGYDISDFRAIDPLFGTMNDFDKLIREANGLDIKIIMDFVPNHSSDEHEWFEKSVKRIDPYTDYYVWHDGKIVNGTRQPPNNWTSEMAHSSAWEWHSERKQYYYHQFTVKQPDLNYRNPKVVQEMKDILIFWMKKGVAGFRVDAISPLFEDEQLRDEPVTNKPDCPVPSDKCYKYPIYTRNLPETFDMVVQWRDVLKEYAAKTDNVSKVMMVESYESPPLVMKYYGNSTHDGACFPFNFQFIPNVTIDSNAHEYKALIDKWMDNLPEGRVANWVLGNHDRHRVGTRLGPERIDSLNMLIMTLPGVGVTYQGEEIGMEDGFVSWEDTQDPNALNAGEELYLNYTRDPERTPFHWDGTKNAGFSTANKTWLPVSEKYKETNVKLQSNGSIESHLEVYRQLIQLRVESSLKFGELETLVLNDNVLIVVRILKENKTIVSILNLGKNLENIKLNDIKSFPSKAILQINSVGANYKTGYVVTRDSVLPLKPYEGYVFLEFNN